The following coding sequences lie in one Leucobacter allii genomic window:
- a CDS encoding ABC transporter permease, which yields MSTQQIPTPPSQPPRTTAIQAPGGASTSEAPGSRRRRLSATLTIGLILIALVVLAAIVSFVWTPYDPVQADPAARLQGSSAAHLMGTDKYGRDVFSAMLHGARITLFVGVISVGIAILVGTPLGILAGIRGGWIEEVIMRTSDIALAFPALLLAIMFSAVFGASTLTAMVAIGIATIPGFARVARSGTLQVMTTEYVLAARAASQSRFRIAVRHVLPNIVGMVVVQSSVSFALAVLAEAGLSFLGLGTPPPTPSWGRMLQESQQFLGTHPMLAVWPGIAIAIAVMGFNLLGDGLRDRFDPKLNGSRG from the coding sequence ATGAGCACGCAGCAGATCCCCACGCCGCCGTCGCAGCCTCCGCGCACCACGGCGATCCAGGCCCCCGGCGGCGCGAGCACGAGCGAGGCCCCCGGCTCCCGTCGGCGGCGGCTCTCCGCCACCCTCACCATCGGCCTCATCCTCATCGCCCTCGTCGTGCTCGCCGCGATCGTCTCCTTCGTGTGGACCCCCTACGACCCGGTGCAGGCCGATCCTGCCGCCCGGCTGCAGGGATCGAGCGCCGCGCACCTCATGGGCACCGACAAGTACGGCCGCGACGTCTTCTCCGCGATGCTCCACGGCGCGCGCATCACCCTCTTCGTGGGCGTGATCTCGGTCGGCATCGCGATCCTCGTCGGCACCCCGCTCGGCATCCTCGCGGGGATCCGCGGCGGCTGGATCGAGGAGGTCATCATGCGCACCTCCGACATCGCACTCGCCTTCCCCGCCCTGCTCCTCGCGATCATGTTCAGCGCGGTCTTCGGCGCCTCGACGCTCACGGCGATGGTCGCGATCGGCATCGCCACCATCCCCGGCTTCGCCCGCGTCGCGCGATCGGGCACGCTGCAGGTGATGACGACCGAGTACGTGCTCGCGGCGCGGGCCGCGAGCCAGTCCCGGTTCCGGATCGCCGTGCGGCACGTGCTCCCGAACATCGTCGGCATGGTGGTCGTGCAGTCGTCCGTGTCCTTCGCGCTCGCCGTGCTCGCCGAGGCCGGCCTGAGCTTCCTCGGGCTCGGCACGCCGCCGCCCACGCCCTCGTGGGGGCGCATGCTGCAGGAGTCCCAGCAGTTCCTGGGCACGCACCCGATGCTCGCGGTGTGGCCGGGCATCGCCATCGCCATCGCGGTCATGGGCTTCAATCTCCTCGGGGACGGCCTGCGCGACCGCTTCGATCCGAAACTGAACGGGAGCCGCGGCTGA
- a CDS encoding dipeptide ABC transporter ATP-binding protein, which translates to MNDAPKTPSPADPAASAAPGSEASALLRVDGLTVRTAERTLVHDFSLHMAHGERVGLIGESGSGKSMTTTALLGLLPNGVSASGSVQLDGVEGNLLEASERKLMGLRGNRMAMVFQEPLTALNPLMRAGDQVAEIMLQHGLAPGKTVAGRRAVEMLDAVGLPDPAQAARAYPHQLSGGQRQRVMLAMALANDPSLLLCDEPTTALDVTVQRQVLDLILELVRERGTGLLFITHDLAVVANMCTRVLVMNQGVIVEEGTTEEVFTRPQHPYTRGLLAASDLDAVDARGRLFTVSTAQEYVPPSAEAPAAGVDETHAAAHERLLAAEHAAESTAGAGAGAAAAAGVGAAASAVGAASVGADGDPDPRPAAAAPVMRVTDLVRTYTRGKTSLFKPAPEVRALGGISFEVPEGGRLGVVGESGSGKSTLLRILAGLDQPSSGSAVVAGNEVAGAREAQLRALRQNLQIVFQDPMGSLDPRMTVEQIIAEPLLVPGRGETAADRRRMVAEMLEAVGLPASSAQRFPHQFSGGQRQRISIARALICRPKVVVADEPVSALDVSVRAQVLNLLADLVDEYGLTLVFVSHDLNVVRHLCDSVIVMQSGEIVEAGDTETVYRDPQHPYTRRLIDSSLTLRQELARSA; encoded by the coding sequence ATGAACGACGCACCGAAGACCCCCTCCCCCGCGGATCCCGCGGCCTCCGCGGCCCCGGGCTCCGAGGCCTCGGCGCTGCTGCGCGTCGACGGCCTCACCGTGCGCACCGCCGAGCGGACGCTCGTGCACGACTTCTCGCTGCACATGGCGCACGGCGAGCGGGTCGGCCTCATCGGCGAGTCCGGATCGGGCAAGTCGATGACCACGACGGCGCTGCTCGGCCTGCTGCCGAACGGCGTCTCGGCCTCCGGATCCGTGCAGCTCGACGGCGTCGAGGGCAACCTCCTCGAGGCCTCCGAGCGGAAACTCATGGGGCTGCGCGGCAACCGGATGGCGATGGTGTTCCAGGAGCCGCTGACCGCGCTCAACCCGCTCATGCGGGCGGGCGACCAGGTCGCCGAGATCATGCTGCAGCACGGCCTCGCGCCGGGCAAGACGGTGGCCGGGCGGCGCGCGGTGGAGATGCTCGACGCCGTGGGGCTCCCCGACCCCGCGCAGGCCGCGCGCGCCTACCCCCATCAGCTCTCCGGCGGTCAGCGGCAGCGCGTCATGCTCGCGATGGCGCTCGCGAACGACCCGTCGCTGCTCCTCTGCGACGAGCCGACCACGGCGCTCGACGTCACCGTGCAGCGGCAGGTGCTCGACCTCATCCTGGAGCTCGTGCGCGAGCGCGGCACCGGGCTCCTCTTCATCACCCACGATCTCGCCGTCGTCGCGAACATGTGCACGCGCGTGCTCGTGATGAACCAGGGCGTCATCGTCGAGGAGGGCACGACGGAGGAGGTCTTCACCCGGCCGCAGCACCCCTACACGCGGGGTCTGCTCGCCGCCTCGGATCTCGACGCCGTGGACGCCCGCGGACGGCTCTTCACCGTCTCGACGGCGCAGGAGTACGTGCCGCCGAGCGCCGAGGCCCCCGCCGCCGGGGTCGACGAGACGCACGCCGCGGCGCACGAGCGCCTGCTCGCCGCGGAGCACGCGGCCGAGTCGACTGCGGGCGCGGGCGCGGGCGCGGCCGCGGCTGCGGGCGTCGGCGCGGCTGCATCCGCCGTCGGCGCTGCGTCCGTCGGCGCCGACGGCGATCCGGATCCGCGGCCCGCCGCAGCCGCGCCCGTGATGCGCGTCACGGACCTCGTGCGCACCTACACCCGCGGGAAGACGAGCCTGTTCAAGCCCGCCCCCGAGGTCCGGGCGCTGGGCGGCATCTCCTTCGAGGTGCCCGAGGGCGGCAGGCTCGGCGTGGTCGGCGAATCGGGCTCAGGCAAGTCGACGCTGCTGCGCATCCTCGCCGGCCTCGATCAGCCGAGCTCGGGCAGCGCGGTCGTCGCGGGCAACGAGGTCGCCGGCGCCCGCGAGGCGCAGTTGCGGGCGCTGCGGCAGAACCTGCAGATCGTCTTCCAGGATCCGATGGGCTCGCTCGATCCGCGCATGACCGTCGAGCAGATCATCGCGGAGCCGCTCCTCGTCCCCGGACGCGGCGAGACCGCCGCCGACCGCAGGCGCATGGTGGCCGAGATGCTCGAGGCCGTGGGGCTCCCCGCCTCCTCGGCCCAGCGCTTCCCGCACCAGTTCTCGGGCGGGCAGCGGCAGCGCATCTCGATCGCCCGTGCCCTCATCTGCCGGCCGAAGGTCGTCGTGGCGGACGAGCCCGTGAGCGCGCTGGACGTCTCCGTGCGCGCCCAGGTGCTCAACCTCCTCGCCGATCTCGTGGACGAGTACGGGCTCACGCTCGTGTTCGTTTCCCACGACCTCAACGTGGTCCGGCACCTGTGCGATTCGGTCATCGTGATGCAGTCGGGCGAGATCGTCGAGGCCGGCGACACCGAGACGGTGTACCGCGACCCGCAGCACCCCTACACGCGGCGCCTCATCGACTCCTCCCTGACGCTCAGGCAGGAGCTCGCCCGGAGCGCCTGA
- a CDS encoding amidase codes for MTSPETRPAFLDAGTLAARYADGSLSPADVAEDVIARVVDREPELNALYLFDAEEVRADAAASAERWRSGAPLGPFDGVPATVKENLARAGRPKPSGTAIPHPPIAERNAPTTDRLLEAGAVIVGSTTMPDWGMLSSGVSSLHGVTRGALNPAHTSGGSSAGAGTAAAAGYGPFHVGTDIGGSIRLPGSWQGLTALKPSEGLIPLDVPYDGRAAGPLTRTAADAIRLMSIIGRPDPRDYLTRPYPAMEWSTEPLVPAGMRVAVQLDAGSGLPVEAETLAAVERAAERFAAAGAAVEPLAPFVGTAVLDGLVDFWRSRSYADYEALSEAERAVVLPFIAEWCLAGAGFSAAQTVRNRNMIDEMARLTRAATEPFDLVLSPVTPVAAFPAEDPMPITDPLATMGHISFTVPYNMSGQPAVSIGAGVQADGRTIGLQIAARIGADDRLLRVARWFEEVRGEDAEVDWSRID; via the coding sequence ATGACCTCCCCCGAGACCCGCCCCGCATTCCTCGACGCCGGCACCCTCGCGGCGCGCTACGCCGACGGGAGCCTCTCCCCCGCCGACGTCGCCGAGGACGTCATCGCCCGGGTCGTCGACCGCGAGCCCGAGCTCAACGCGCTCTATCTCTTCGACGCCGAGGAGGTGCGCGCCGATGCCGCGGCCTCCGCCGAGCGCTGGCGCTCGGGCGCACCGCTCGGCCCCTTCGACGGGGTGCCCGCGACCGTGAAGGAGAACCTCGCGCGCGCCGGCCGGCCGAAGCCCTCGGGCACCGCGATCCCGCACCCGCCGATCGCGGAGCGCAACGCCCCGACGACGGACCGGCTCCTCGAGGCCGGCGCCGTCATCGTGGGCTCGACGACGATGCCCGACTGGGGCATGCTCTCCTCGGGCGTCTCCAGCCTGCACGGCGTCACGCGCGGCGCGCTGAACCCCGCGCACACCTCGGGCGGCTCGAGCGCGGGCGCGGGCACGGCGGCAGCCGCGGGCTACGGTCCGTTCCACGTCGGCACGGACATCGGCGGCTCGATCCGGCTGCCCGGCTCCTGGCAGGGCCTCACGGCCCTGAAGCCGAGCGAGGGGCTGATCCCCCTCGACGTGCCCTACGACGGCCGCGCCGCAGGCCCCCTCACCCGCACCGCTGCCGACGCGATCCGGCTCATGTCGATCATCGGCCGCCCCGACCCGCGGGACTACCTCACGCGCCCGTACCCCGCGATGGAGTGGTCGACGGAGCCGCTCGTGCCCGCCGGAATGCGCGTCGCGGTGCAGCTGGACGCCGGATCCGGCCTCCCCGTCGAGGCCGAGACGCTGGCCGCCGTCGAGCGCGCCGCCGAGCGGTTCGCCGCAGCGGGGGCGGCCGTCGAGCCGCTCGCGCCGTTCGTGGGGACTGCGGTGCTCGACGGCCTCGTCGACTTCTGGCGCAGCCGCTCCTACGCCGACTACGAGGCGCTGAGCGAGGCCGAGCGCGCCGTCGTGCTGCCCTTCATCGCCGAGTGGTGCCTGGCCGGCGCGGGCTTCTCCGCCGCGCAGACCGTGCGCAACCGCAACATGATCGACGAGATGGCCAGGCTCACGCGCGCCGCGACCGAGCCCTTCGACCTCGTCCTCTCCCCCGTCACTCCGGTCGCGGCGTTCCCCGCGGAGGATCCGATGCCCATCACGGATCCGCTCGCGACCATGGGGCACATCTCCTTCACCGTCCCCTATAACATGTCGGGGCAGCCGGCGGTGTCCATCGGGGCCGGCGTGCAGGCCGACGGCCGCACGATCGGCCTGCAGATCGCCGCCCGGATCGGCGCGGACGATCGGCTGCTGCGCGTCGCGCGCTGGTTCGAGGAGGTCCGCGGCGAGGACGCCGAGGTCGACTGGTCGCGGATCGACTGA
- a CDS encoding SDR family NAD(P)-dependent oxidoreductase, whose protein sequence is MTHAPDYAQLFRLDGRTVVVIGAGSGIGRESALALAAQGAHVVVADYSLAGAEATVGLIAEHGGVAEAVELNVLDDAAVDAAVERFGSASALVFTAATNVRKRMEDYSFEEFDRVVNLNLRASFQLIRRFGARFAANGGGSIIGFASIRAQVVEPGQGVYAATKAGLVQLAKTAAAEFGPQGVRINVIAPGVVETPLTAQIKANEEWYGAYAQKAALGRWARPDELAGAVVYLASDASSFVTGSTLTVDGGWTAIDGRFTPPAS, encoded by the coding sequence ATGACCCACGCCCCCGACTACGCGCAGCTCTTCCGCCTCGACGGCCGCACTGTCGTCGTGATCGGAGCGGGCAGCGGCATCGGTCGCGAGTCGGCGCTCGCGCTCGCCGCGCAGGGCGCGCACGTCGTCGTGGCCGACTACTCGCTCGCCGGGGCCGAGGCGACGGTCGGGCTCATCGCGGAGCACGGCGGCGTCGCGGAGGCCGTCGAGCTGAACGTGCTCGACGACGCCGCGGTCGACGCGGCGGTCGAGCGTTTCGGCTCGGCATCGGCCCTCGTCTTCACGGCGGCGACGAACGTGCGCAAGCGCATGGAGGACTACAGCTTCGAGGAGTTCGACCGGGTCGTGAACCTCAACCTGCGCGCCTCCTTCCAGCTCATCCGCCGCTTCGGCGCGCGGTTCGCCGCGAACGGCGGCGGATCGATCATCGGCTTCGCCTCGATCCGCGCCCAGGTCGTCGAGCCGGGGCAGGGCGTCTACGCCGCGACGAAGGCCGGGCTCGTGCAGCTCGCGAAGACCGCGGCGGCGGAGTTCGGACCCCAGGGGGTGCGGATCAACGTCATCGCCCCCGGCGTGGTCGAGACGCCGCTCACCGCCCAGATCAAGGCGAATGAGGAGTGGTACGGCGCCTACGCCCAGAAGGCCGCGCTCGGCCGTTGGGCGCGCCCCGACGAGCTCGCGGGCGCGGTCGTGTACCTCGCGTCGGACGCCTCCTCCTTCGTGACGGGATCGACGCTCACCGTCGACGGCGGCTGGACCGCGATCGACGGGCGCTTCACGCCCCCGGCCTCCTGA